The Papaver somniferum cultivar HN1 chromosome 3, ASM357369v1, whole genome shotgun sequence genome includes a region encoding these proteins:
- the LOC113355799 gene encoding uncharacterized protein LOC113355799, with the protein MGRTASKRRARDIDDVENLNKAFEQVFTLDDNGSEGKISGRNNGVGIIGKEQTSSVCSRIDVSSRSERTSSTTKKRRNRRRKKLRERIMEQQVPSKNQQLTSHIIFLRRKLGLASIAPPPSKKLDINKQASFVKIFHNKLESIDSSSTGADVMRRLGLPLPATKQDSKTSVSCRGEAEKYKEILAIEALNWLAAQPLQKKQRSLLIPGSEQSTAKLTSTLDTEFSRLHV; encoded by the exons ATGGGGCGGACAGCAAGCAAAAGGCGAGCTAG GGACATTGATGATGTTGAGAATCTTAACAAGGCTTTCGAGCAAGTATTTACTCTCGATGATAATgg GTCTGAAGGAAAAATTTCAGGCAGAAACAATGGGGTTGGGATAATTGGCAAGGAACAAACGTCTAG TGTTTGCTCGCGAATCGATGTATCAAGCAGGAGTGAAAGGACTTCATCTACTACTAAGAAAAggcgaaatagaagaagaaaaaaattaagagAAAGAATCATGGAGCAACAAGTTCCATCCAAGAATCAACAACTAACATCACATATAATCTTCTTAAGAAGAAAACTGGGATTGGCATCCATAGCTCCACCTCCAAGTAAAAAACTAGACATCAATAAACAAGCATCATTTGTGAAGATCTTCCATAACAAATTAGAATCAATTGACTCTAGTTCTACGGGGGCTGACGTTATGAGGAGATTAGGTCTTCCACTTCCAGCTACAAAGCAAGACTCAAAAACGTCAGTGAGCTGCCGAGGAGAAGCAGAGAAGTATAAAGAGATTCTTGCAATTGAAGCTTTAAACTGGTTAGCAGCTCAACCTCTTCAGAAGAAGCAAAGATCATTATTAATCCCAGGCAGTGAGCAGTCGACAGCGAAACTGACTTCTACTTTGGACACAGAGTTCAGCAGATTACATGTCTGA